In Oryza brachyantha chromosome 2, ObraRS2, whole genome shotgun sequence, a single window of DNA contains:
- the LOC102715169 gene encoding mitochondrial proton/calcium exchanger protein-like, with product MASRAIIRRRKYLWDHINKPTPFSTFQYGRSGSEDEPRIAQRYPEQSSGDFKWEKGQYGMNLIKRDLLGLGNGILRQPLSGYEIRKKEIGFPAGARYLLQSVRTASTATAGQPKLDIEDEQSEEQKQSKRKKEASPEECDQAVEGLSSAKAKAKAKQVQESLKAGQSIVQKFWARLLGIGPALRAVASMSRADWAAKLKHWKDEFVSTLQHYWLGTKLLWADVRISSRLLVKLAGGKSLSRRERQQLTRTTADIFRLVPFAVFIIVPFMEFLLPVFLKLFPNMLPSTFQDKMKEEEALKRKLKARMEYAKFLQDTAKEMAKEVQTSRSGEIKQTAEDLDEFLNKVRRGENVSNDEILNFAKLFNDELTLDNMSRPRLVNMCKYMGIRPFGTDHYLRFMLRKKLQDIKNDDKMIQAEGVESLSEEELRQACRERGHLGLLSTEEMRQQLRDWLDLSLNHAVPSSLLILSRAFTVSGKMKPEEAVVATLSSLPDEVVDTVGTVLPSEDSVSERRRKLEFLEMQEELIKEEEKKKEKEEKAKQEKEEKAKQEKQETGKLKEPKAAEEDLALKEMIDPTAREEEELRKANQHDKEQLCNISRALAVLASASSVSKERQEFLSLVNKEIELYNSMLEKEGTEGEEEAKKAYMAAREESDKADEVAEEEKVSSALIEKVDAMLQKLEKEIDDVDAQIGNRWQILDRDHDGKVTPEEVAAAAAYLKDTIGKEGVQELISNLSKDKEGKILVEDIVKLASQTDENNEDEEEARQ from the exons ATGGCTTCAAGGGCAATCATCAGAAGAAGAAAGTATCTATGGGACCATATTAACAAACCTACCCCTTTCTCTACTTTCCAATATGGGAGATCTGGTTCTGAGGATGAGCCAAGAATTGCACAGCGATATCCTGAGCAAAGCTCTGGGGACTTCAAATGGGAGAAAGGGCAGTATGGCATGAATTTGATAAAGAGAGATCTACTAGGCCTTGGTAATGGGATTCTGAGGCAACCTCTATCTGGCTATGAAATCAGAAAGAAGGAAATTGGGTTTCCAGCGGGAGCTAGATATTTGCTGCAGTCAGTCCGCACAGCCTCAACTGCAACTGCTGGGCAACCTAAGTTGGATATTGAAGATGAACAGAGTGAGGAGCAGAAAcagagcaaaagaaaaaaggaggcaTCCCCAGAAGAATGTGATCAGGCTGTGGAAGGCCTAAGCAGTGCAAAAGCTAAAGCCAAAGCCAAGCAGGTGCAAGAATCTCTAAAGGCTGGACAATCGATTGTACAAAAATTCTGGGCACGGCTTCTTGGTATTGGCCCTGCTCTCCGGGCTGTTGCTTCGATGAGCAG AGCTGACTGGGCTGCAAAGCTGAAGCACTGGAAGGATGAATTTGTGTCAACGCTGCAGCATTACTGGTTAGGAACAAAGCTGCTCTGGGCAGATGTTAGGATATCATCAAGATTACTGGTGAAACTTGCTGGTGGAAAGAGCCTTTCAAGAAGAGAGAGGCAACAGCTGACCCGTACAACAGCAGATATATTCAGGCTGGTACCTTTTGCTGTGTTCATCATTGTTCCATTCATGGAGTTCTTACTGCCGGTGTTCCTCAAATTATTTCCAAATATGCTCCCCTCAACTTTCCAAGATAAGATGAAAGAAGAG GAAGCATTGAAAAGGAAACTGAAAGCAAGAATGGAGTATGCCAAGTTTTTGCAAGATACTGCAAAAGAAATGGCAAAGGAAGTTCAAACATCACGTAGTGGAGAAATAAAACAGACAGCTGAAGATCTCgatgaatttttgaacaag GTCAGGAGAGGTGAAAACGTCTCAAATGATGAAATCTTGAACTTTGCGAAGTTGTTTAATGATGAGCTGACTTTGGATAACATGAGCAG GCCACGCTTGGTAAATATGTGCAAATATATGGGTATCCGACCTTTCGGGACTGACCACTACTTGAGGTTCATGCTTCGCAAAAAACTGCAAGA CATTAAGAATGATGATAAAATGATTCAAGCTGAGGGTGTTGAGTCTCTCTCTGAAGAAGAACTTCGGCAAGCCTGCCGTGAACGTGGTCACCTAGGTTTGTTGTCAACAGAAGAAATGCGCCAACAG CTCCGAGACTGGTTGGATCTCTCCCTTAATCATGCCGTGCCATCCTCTCTTCTCATACTTTCAAG AGCTTTCACTGTATCTGGGAAAATGAAACCTGAGGAGGCTGTCGTAGCAACCTTATCTTCTCTACCAGATGAAGTCGTGGATACAGTTGGGACAGTATTGCCATCTGAAGATTCGGTTTCTGAGAGGAGGAGAAAATTGGAATTCCTTGAGATGCAGGAAGAACTTATCAAG gaggaagagaaaaagaaagagaaagaagaaaaggcaaaacaagagaaagaagaaaaagcgAAGCAAGAGAAACAAGAAACGGGCAAACTCAAAGAACCAAAGGCTGCTGAAGAAGATTTGGCTTTGAAGGAAATGATTGACCCCACTGccagggaagaagaagaactgAGGAAAGCGAATCAGCACGATAAGGAACAACTCTGTAATATTAGTCGAGCACTGGCCGTACTGGCATCTGCATCG TCTGTTAGCAAGGAGCGTCAGGAATTCCTAAGCCTTGTAAACAAAGAG ATTGAACTGTATAACTCTATGCTTGAAAAGGAGGGTACAGAAGGTGAAGAGGAAGCTAAGAAAGCATACATGGCTGCTAGAGAGGAGTCGGACAAGGCAGATGAGGTTGCTGAAGAAGAAAAGGTTTCATCGGCGCTGATTGAGAAG GTTGATGCTATGCTCCAGAAATTAGAAAAGGAGATTGATGATGTGGATGCACAAATTGGAAACCGATGGCAAATTCTTGATAG AGATCACGATGGCAAGGTGACTCctgaggaggtggcggcagcagcagcttatCTGAAGGATACGATAGGGAAGGAAGGCGTCCAAGAGCTTATCAGCAACCTCTCTAAAGACAAAG AAGGGAAGATCCTCGTGGAAGACATTGTGAAGCTGGCATCACAAACAGATGAAAACAatgaagatgaggaagaagcACGACAGTAA
- the LOC102716282 gene encoding integrin-linked protein kinase 1-like produces MDAAAKLKRTISRQLSSGAARVWRQLSLEPAAHTPRRAGPGAGAGPGPGPTRFRLARQSSLDPTPRGDGGAEDGAGSGAGAAALLAVPENLDATMRLLFAACQGDVAGVEELLRDGVDVDSIDLDGRTALHIAACEGQGEVVRMLLDWKANMNARDRWGSTPAADAKHYGHFEVYNLLRARGAKVPKQKKTPMAVSNPKEVPEYELNPLELEFRRGEEVTKGHYVAKWYGSKVFVKILDKDSFSDANSINEFKHELTLLEKARHPNLVQFVGAVTQNVPMMIVSEYHQKGDLASYLEIKGRLQPYKATRFALDIARGLNYLHECKPEPIIHGNLSPKSIVRDDEGKLKVAGFGSLSLIKVSEDNTQMDQTTSKFNSVYIAPEIYRNGTLDRSVDAFAFGLILYEMIEGTPAFHPKPPEEAAKIICLEGMRPPFKNKPKYYPDDLRELIQECWDPTPSVRPTFEEIIVRLNKISGNCTKQTRWRDTFKLPWKQASER; encoded by the exons atggacgcggcggcgaagctgaAGCGGACCATCTCGAGGCAGCTGTCGTCGGGGGCGGCGAGGGTGTGGCGGCAGCTGTCGCTGGAGCCGGCGGCGCacacgccgcggcgggcggggcCTGGTGCGGGggcggggccggggccggggccgaCGAGGTTCAGGCTCGCGAGGCAGTCGTCGCTCGACCCGACGCCGCGGGGGGACGGGGGGGCGGAGGATGGGGCGGGGTCcggggccggggcggcggcgctgctggccGTGCCGGAGAACCTGGACGCGACGATGCGGCTGCTGTTCGCGGCGTGCCAGGGGGACGTGGCCGGGGTGGAGGAGCTGCTCAGGGACGGGGTGGACGTCGACAGCATTGACCTCGACGGGCGCACGGCGCTGCACATCGCCGCCTGCGAGGGCCAGGGGGAGGTGGTGCGCATGCTGCTCGACTGGAAGGCCAACATGAACGCCCGCGACCGCTGGGGCAGCACG CCAGCGGCAGATGCGAAGCATTACGGGCACTTTGAAGTTTACAATCTTCTAAGAGCAAGAGGAGCAAAAGTTCCG AAACAAAAGAAGACTCCAATGGCAGTTTCAAATCCCAAAGAAGTACCGGAGTATGAGCTGAACCCACTCGAACTCGAGTTCAGAAGAGGAGAAGAAGTTACAAAG GGTCACTATGTTGCCAAGTGGTACGGATCCAAAGTGTTTGTTAAGATACTTGATAAAGACAGCTTCTCCGACGccaatagcat aaatgaatttaaacatgaGCTTACTTTACTGGAGAAGGCACGCCATCCAAATTTGGTCCAGTTTGTTGGAGCTGTTACACAAAATGTACCAATGATGATTGTTTCGGAGTACCATCAAAAG GGTGATCTAGCCagttatcttgaaataaaaggtCGCTTGCAACCTTATAAAGCTACCAGATTTGCCCTTGACATTGCAAG GGGATTAAATTATCTCCATGAGTGCAAGCCAGAGCCAATCATCCACGGTAATCTGTCACCAAA AAGCATTGTGCGGGATGATGAAGGGAAACTTAAAGTGGCAGGCTTTGGTTCACTTAGTCTGATTAAAGTTTCAGAAGATAATACACAAATGGATCAGACGACATCAAAATTTAACA GTGTATACATCGCTCCTGAGATATACAGAAATGGAACGCTTGACAGAAGTGTAGATGCATTTGCATTTGGTCTAATTCTCTATGAG ATGATTGAAGGAACTCCTGCTTTCCACCCAAAACCACcagaggaggcggcgaagaTAATTTGTTTGGAGGGTATGAGACCACCGTTCAAGAACAAACCCAAATACTATCCTGATGATTTGAGAGA GCTTATACAGGAGTGCTGGGATCCAACACCTTCCGTCAGGCCGACGTTCGAAGAGATAATCGTACGCCTGAACAAGATATCCGGAAATTGCACTAAGCAGACTCGCTGGAGAGACACTTTTAAGCTACCATG GAAACAAGCTTCGGAGAGATAG
- the LOC102716560 gene encoding acetolactate synthase small subunit 2, chloroplastic-like: MSVASPHHLRPAAPLPAAACRAGVAASLRPWWPRPRARRGAAVASSGAGGEAATSAVTVVSAAAAPASAARDTVRRHTISVFVGDESGMINRIAGVFARRGYNIESLAVGLNKDKAMFTIVVSGTDRVLNQVIEQLNKLVNVLNVEDLSKEPQVERELMLIKLNVEPYQRPEVMVLVDIFRAKVVDISENTLTVEVTGDPGKIVAVQRNLSKFGIKEICRTGKIALRREKIGATARFWGFSAASYPDLIEALPKNSLLTSVNKTVNGNFDQPSNEGGDVYPVEPYESSSMNQVLDAHWGVLDDEDSSGLRSHTLSILVNDCPGVLNIVTGVFARRGYNIQSLAVGPAEKAGLSRITTVIPGTDESIEKLVQQLYKLVDVHEVQDITHWPFAERELMLIKVSVNTAARRDILDIAEIFRAKPVDVSDHTVTLQLTGDLDKMVALQRLLEPYGICEVARTGRVALVRESGVDSKYLRGYSLPL; the protein is encoded by the exons ATGTCCGTCGCTTCCCCGCACCAcctccggccggcggcgccgctgccaGCGGCGGCCTGCCGCGCTGGCGTCGCGGCGTCGCTCCGTCCCtggtggccgcggccgcgcgcccgccgcggcgccgccgtggcctcgtccggcgccggcggcgaggcggccacctcggcggtgacggtggtgagcgcggcggcggcgcccgcgagCGCCGCGAGGGACAC GGTGCGGCGCCACACGATCTCTGTCTTCGTGGGTGACGAGAGTGGCATGATCAACCGGATCGCCGGGGTGTTCGCCAGGAGAGGGTACAACATCGAGTCGCTTGCGGTGGGGCTCAACAAGGACAAGGCCATGTTCACCATTGTCGTCTCCGGGACGGACAGGGTGCTCAACCAAGTTATCGAGCAGCTCAACAAGCTTGTCAATGTCTTGAAT GTCGAAGATCTATCTAAGGAACCTCAGGTTGAAAGAGAGCTGATGCTTATAAAACTTAATGTTGAACCATATCAGCGTCCTGAG GTCATGGTTTTAGTTGATATTTTCAGAGCAAAAGTTGTTGATATTTCAGAGAACACACTTACCGTCGAG GTAACTGGAGATCCTGGCAAAATTGTTGCTGTGCAAAGGAACCTCAGCAAATTTGGGATCAAAGAAATTTGTAGAACGGGAAAA ATTGCTTTGAGACGTGAAAAAATTGGAGCAACCGCCCGTTTCTGGGGATTTTCTGCTGCTTCTTACCCAGATCTCATAGAGGCATTGCCCAAAAATTCTCTTCTTACTTCTGTAAATAAGACAGTCAATGGAAATTTTGATCAACCATCCAATGAAGGG GGTGATGTCTATCCTGTGGAACCTTATGAGAGCTCATCCATGAACCAAGTACTTGATGCTCACTGGGGCGTCCTTGATGATGAAGAt TCAAGTGGACTTCGATCACATACTCTATCCATCCTTGTCAATGATTGCCCTGGTGTTCTCAATATTGTTACAGGGGTCTTTGCTCGCAGAGGCTACAATATACAG AGTCTTGCTGTAGGCCCAGCTGAAAAGGCAGGCCTTTCGCGTATTACAACTGTTATTCCTGGAActgatgaatctattgagaaGTTAGTTCAGCAGCTTTACAAGCTTGTTGATGTGCATGAG GTTCAAGATATAACTCACTGGCCTTTTGCCGAAAGAGAACTTATGCTTATCAAGGTTTCTGTGAACACTGCTGCTCGGAGAGACATACTAGATATTGCTGAAATATTCCGGGCAAAACCTGTTGATGTTTCTGATCACACTGTTACATTACAG CTTACCGGGGATCTCGACAAGATGGTTGCATTACAAAGGCTGTTGGAGCCTTATGGCATCTGCGAG GTCGCCAGAACAGGGAGAGTGGCGCTGGTTCGCGAGTCCGGTGTCGACTCGAAGTACCTTCGCGGCTACTCCTTGCCGCTGTAA